Proteins encoded by one window of Yamadazyma tenuis chromosome 2, complete sequence:
- a CDS encoding uncharacterized protein (EggNog:ENOG503P1QD; COG:S), producing MKFASTLMPALALIAKAMALDITSNTISRGTFSTNFGDTTVEEGVYWSIIDNDFTTFVGDLIVNGDLYITSESPTIGLNVNLGGANNQWTVGDNGKVVLNSEQSQLTPFYNTDATTFTNNGQIWFAGNGDFGTPTMAITSSDWNNYGLIHFTQLYRSAGWVNLGWDLQRINNDGAICLVNMAYRQATAIDGSGCFDIGEDSTAWIAYSDLDISTDQTFVFSSTSGSIKVDAYTVEQTFNVVGWGSDNVIGLGVAIESWSYSEDGILTVTANAVSSYKFNIGAGYDDSLIEKITPDFGPGIGEVINGGLVYQGDAVNTERPSTCPKCLDVPITPTDASSTFEPSSSSAASSSSAASSSSAASSSSAASSSSAASSSSAASSSSAASSSSAASSSSAASSSSEASSSSEASSSSAASSSSAASSSSEASSSSAASSSSEASSSSAASSSSEASSSSEASSSSAASSSSEASSSSAATSSEATSTSATSSAASSSEVTSSASSVTGSSSATSGATSGATSGAASGATSGATSGATSGATSGATDTATQTTATTTVGVPSGSGSGSGSPSPSSSGSSGSGPGSGSGSGSGSGSASPSSSGSSGSGSGSGSGSGSASPSSSGSSGSGSGSSGSGSGSSGSGSGSGSGSGSASPSSSGSSGSGSGSSGSGSGSGSVAAVATTLTTTSTGNPSETSTGSGSGTGTGTSDSGSSGSGSGSGSSSSGSGTSDSGTSGSGTSGSGTGSSGSSGSDADSGSDSGSGSGSGSGSSSGSGSGSGSGSGTSASSTSSSTASTPTVSQTYEGAASKYSVSFLALVSVLSLFI from the coding sequence ATGAAATTTGCTTCTACTTTGATGCCTGCTTTGGCTTTGATAGCCAAAGCCATGGCTCTTGATATCACTAGTAACACAATCTCAAGGGGAACCTTTAGTACCAATTTTGGGGACACCACAGTCGAAGAAGGTGTTTATTGGTCTATCATTGACAACGacttcaccacctttgTAGGTGACTTGATTGTCAATGGTGATTTATACATTACATCCGAATCTCCAACCATTGGTTTGAATGTGAATTTGGGAGGTGCCAACAACCAATGGACTGTTGGTGACAATGGTAAAGTGGTGTTAAATTCTGAACAGTCACAATTGACTCCATTCTATAATACAGACGCTACtaccttcaccaacaacgGTCAAATTTGGTTTGCAGGTAACGGTGACTTTGGTACTCCAACAATGGCCATTACTTCTTCAGACTGGAATAACTACGGTTTGATTCACTTCACCCAATTGTACAGATCTGCCGGTTGGGTGAACTTGGGCTGGGACTTGCAAAGAATTAACAACGATGGTGCGATTTGTTTGGTCAACATGGCTTACAGACAAGCCACTGCCATCGACGGTAGCGGATGTTTCgatattggtgaagacTCTACTGCTTGGATTGCATACTCTGACTTGGATATTTCTACTGATCAAACCTTTGTCTTCTCTTCCACTAGTGGATCCATTAAAGTTGATGCTTATACCGTTGAACAAACTTTCAATGTTGTGGGATGGGGAAGTGATAATGTGATTGGCCTTGGTGTTGCAATTGAGTCCTGGTCGTACAGTGAAGATGGTATTTTAACTGTTACTGCCAATGCCGTTTCTTCATACAAGTTTAACATTGGTGCTGGCTATGATGATAGTTTGATTGAGAAAATTACCCCAGATTTCGGTCCAGGTATTGGAGAGGTTATTAATGGTGGTTTGGTGTACCAAGGAGATGCTGTGAACACCGAAAGACCTTCTACTTGTCCCAAGTGTTTGGATGTGCCAATTACACCAACTGATGCTTCCAGCACTTTTGAGCCATCATCCAGttcagctgcttcttctagttcagctgcttcttctagttcagctgcttcttctagttcagctgcttcttctagttcagctgcttcttctagttcagctgcttcttctagttcagctgcttcttctagttcagctgcttcttcgagttcagctgcttcttctagttctgaggcttcttctagttctgaggcttcttctagttcagctgcttcttctagttcagctgcttcttctagttctgaggcttcttctagttcagctgcttcttctagttctgAGGCTTCTTCGAGttcagctgcttcttctagttctgaggcttcttctagttctgaggcttcttctagttcagctgcttcttcgAGTTCTGAggcttcttctagttcCGCTGCTACAAGTTCTGAAGCCACTTCCACTTCTGCTACCAGCTCTGCTGCTTCGTCTAGTGAAGTAACTTCTAGTGCTTCGTCTGTTACTGGATCGTCTAGTGCTACTTCTGGTGCTACTTCTGGTGCTACTTCTGGTGCTGCTTCTGGTGCTACTTCTGGTGCTACTTCTGGTGCTACTTCTGGTGCTACTTCTGGTGCTACTGACACTGCCACCCAAACCACTGCTACCACCACCGTTGGAGTACCatctggctctggctctggaTCAGGATCTCCTTCTCCTTCTAGTTCAGGATCATCAGGATCAGGACCAGGATCAGGGTCAGGATCGGGGTCAGGATCAGGATCAGCATCTCCTTCTAGTTCAGGATCATCAGGCTCAGGATCAGGATCGGGGTCAGGATCAGGATCAGCATCTCCTTCTAGTTCAGGATCATCAGGCTCAGGATCAGGATCATCAGGCTCAGGATCAGGATCATCAGGCTCAGGATCAGGATCGGGGTCAGGATCAGGATCAGCATCTCCTTCTAGTTCAGGATCATCAGGCTCAGGATCAGGATCATCAGGCTCAGGATCAGGATCAGGAtctgttgctgctgttgctaCTACACTCACCACCACTTCTACTGGAAATCCTAGTGAGACTTCTACTGGATCAGGATCAggaactggaactggaacttCTGACTCCggttcttctggttctggttctggCTCCGGTTCTAGTTCATCCGGCTCTGGAACTTCTGACTCTGGAACTTCAGGATCTGGAACTTCAGGATCTGGAACTGGATCTTCTGgatcttctggttctgacGCCGATTCTGGCTCCGATTCcggttctggttctggctctggttctggttctagttctggctctggctctggctctggctctggctctggaACTTCGGCATCTTCGACCTCGTCCAGTACCGCATCCACACCAACTGTCAGTCAAACCTACGAAGGCGCTGCCTCAAAGTACTCCGTGTCATTCCTTGCTTTGGTCTCGGTGTTATCCTTGTTCATCTAA
- the BGL1_1 gene encoding beta-glucosidase (EggNog:ENOG503NUZK; COG:G; CAZy:GH3), with protein MDVEKILTQLTLEEKILLLSGKDNWHTHDISRLKIPKVKCSDGPNGVRGSKGFNGVPAACFPCGTALASTFNKSLLTEAGKLMGLEAKHKSAHIILGPTCNMQRGPLGGRGFESFSEDPYLSGMSSSAVINGIQHEHIAATIKHYVCNDLEHERKASDSILSERNLREIYLEPFRLAVKYSSPRCFMTSYTKVNGDRASQSKKLLNDILRGEWGWNGLIMSDWHGLYTSETALKNGLDLEMPGPTYYRSVNAIKHMVESRELNIQFLDERVRNVLNLVNFTLDSGIIADGPEDTDNDTQETSALLRKLSAESIVLLKNEDKILPLAKYEKIAVIGPNAKTGIFSGGGSAFLRPYHVTTSYDGISSKLSNPPEYTVGCYSFKQLPSLANQLTNPFTGKVGYNMKFFLNPPGKANRRQFDELNLDQAYIFLQDYRHSGLNSDLYYIDIEGDFAPQESAEYSFGCTVLGTALLYVDDKLVVDNKHDQKKGNSFFNSGSTEKRNSIFLKKGKSYRVKVEFGSRPTFSAPDATVVDFGGGGGIAFGCAKVIDPQEEIKHAASISKQVDKVVLCIGLSNEWETEGSDRDNMDLPLLTNQLVEAVLKANPNTVIVNQSVQSWYGGNEAGHAIADVLFGDYNPSGRLSLTFPLTLVDNPTFLNFKTERGRVLYGEDIFMGYRYYEKMKKAVSFPFGHGLSYTSFEYSKLLVEIDEENDELNVCVSVENTGSCDGDEVIQLYTSHKNPKTIKPCQELKGYEKVSIKAGESARVEIHLSLKDSLSFFDEYFGKWSLEAGEYEFRVGKSSGDIRLTQLANITKGKLWLGL; from the exons ATGGACGTGGAGAAGATTTTGACCCAATTGACTTTAGAGGAgaaaattcttcttctttctggaAAAGACAATTGGCACACCCATGATATTTCTAGATTAAAGATACCAAAAGTTAAATGTAGTGATGGGCCCAATGGTGTCCGTGGATCTAAAGGGTTTAATGGTGTTCCTGCTGCTTGTTTTCCTTGTGGAACTGCATTGGCATCAACTTTCAATAAACTGCTTTTAACCGAAGCAGGAAAATTGATGGGATTAGAAGCCAAACACAAAAGTGCACATATTATCTTGGGACCAACATGTAATATGCAAAGGGGACCTTTGGGGGGAAGAGGATTCGAAAGTTTTAGTGAAGACCCGTACTTGTCCGGTATGAGTTCAAGTGCGGTTATCAATGGAATTCAACACGAGCATATTGCTGCTACAATCAAGCATTATGTATGTAATGATTTAGAGCATGAAAGAAAGGCTTCAGACTCAATTTTGTCAGAGAGAAACCTACGGGAAATCTACTTAGAGCCCTTTAGGCTAGCAGTCAAGTACTCTAGTCCTCGTTGCTTTATGACCAGCTACACCAAAGTCAATGGCGACAGGGCTTCCCAGAGTAAGAAGCTCTTGAATGACATTTTGAGAGGAGAATGGGGTTGGAATGGTTTGATTATGTCCGATTGGCATGGTCTTTATACATCGGAAACTGCTTTGAAAAATGGGTTAGATCTTGAAATGCCGGGCCCTACTTATTACCGGTCTGTGAATGCTATCAAACATATGGTGGAATCCAGAGAGTTGAACATTCAATTTTTAGATGAGCGGGTTCGTAATgttttgaacttggttAACTTTACACTAGACTCGGGGATTATTGCAGATGGCCCAGAAGATACTGATAACGATACCCAAGAAACTTCTGCTTTGTTACGAAAGTTAAGTGCTGAATCCATAGTTTTATTGAAAAATGAAGACAAAATTCTTCCTTTGGCGAAGTATGAAAAGATAGCAGTTATTGGTCCCAATGCCAAAACTGGAATCTTCAGTGGTGGAGGCTCAGCATTCTTAAGGCCATATCATGTTACCACCTCTTATGACGGTATTTCATCCAAATTGTCCAATCCACCAGAGTATACAGTAGGGTGCTACTCTTTCAAACAATTACCGTCCTTAGCAAATCAATTGACAAACCCTTTCACCGGGAAAGTTGGTTACAACATgaaattcttcttgaatcCACCGGGCAAAGCGAATAGAAGGcaatttgatgaattgaacttggacCAAGCTTACATCTTTTTACAAGACTACCGACATCTGGGCCTCAATAGTGATTTATATTACATCGATATCGAAGGTGATTTTGCTCCACAAGAGTCTGCTGAGTATTCTTTTGGGTGTACTGTTTTGGGAACTGCTTTATTGTATGTGGATGACAAACTTGTGGTGGATAACAAGCATGATCAAAAGAAAGGCAactctttcttcaattctgGGAGTACAGAGAAGAGAAACTCGatttttttgaagaaaggCAAGTCCTATCGGGTTAAAGTTGAGTTTGGCTCTAGGCCCACTTTCAGTGCACCTGATGCCACTGTAGTTGATTTCGGTGGGGGTGGAGGAATTGCCTTTGGGTGTGCTAAGGTAATCGATCCgcaagaagaaatcaaacaTGCGGCAAGTATTTCTAAGCAAGTGGACAAAGTTGTATTGTGTATTGGATTAAGCAATGAGTGGGAAACTGAAGGCTCGGATAGAGATAATATGGACTTACCTTTGTTAACCAATCAGTTAGTGGAAGCTGTTCTCAAGGCAAATCCAAATACAGTGATTGTTAATCAGTCGG TTCAATCTTGGTATGGTGGTAATGAAGCTGGCCATGCCATTGCTGATGTCTTGTTTGGTGATTACAATCCCAGTGGAAGATTGTCCTTGACCTTCCCACTCACGCTTGTTGACAACCCCACATTCCTAAACTTTAAGACTGAAAGGGGCAGAGTGTTGTATGGAGAGGATATATTCATGGGCTACAGATACTATgaaaagatgaaaaaggCGGTGTCTTTTCCCTTCGGTCATGGATTATCATACACTCTGTTTGAATATTCTAAATTgcttgttgaaattgacgaAGAAAATGACGAGTTGAATGTATGTGTTAGCGTCGAAAATACTGGAAGCTGTGATGGAGATGAGGTCATTCAGTTATATACGTCTCACAAAAATCCTAAGACAATAAAGCCATGTCAGGAGTTGAAAGGCTATGAAAAAGTCTCTATAAAAGCCGGAGAGTCTGCTAGAGTGGAGATCCATTTATCTTTAAAAGACTCTTTGTCATTTTTTGACGAATATTTCGGTAAATGGAGCCTAGAGGCTGGCGAGTATGAGTTCAGAGTTGGTAAATCGAGCGGAGATATCAGATTGACTCAATTAGCAAACATCACAAAAGGAAAATTATGGCTTGGATTGTAG
- the AYR1_2 gene encoding NADPH-dependent 1-acyl dihydroxyacetone phosphate reductase (EggNog:ENOG503P15W; COG:Q), with the protein MPNNRSVLVTGASSGIGFAVAKEFSSRGYKVIAGARRLSSMEELAQLNVKTIELDITSLESVKKLKLLIEAEYNGELMYLLNNAGQACMAPAMEVSDERAEQCLQVNLLSQIRVTRELTPYVINAKGAIGFTGSIAGITNLPFVSMYSCAKAALSSYASSLAYELEPFDVKVLHFITGSVPTGFTDSVKFETSYYDEEGLEDYFAARSDFGKKGPTPEIHAEKIVNDFESSKLGVVDYYRGGKALFVWSTKFMPRFLFSFMFVRALNLQKLFSNIRKKYSSLNPLRHKS; encoded by the coding sequence ATGCCGAATAACCGGTCTGTGCTTGTCACAGGAGCATCATCGGGAATTGGCTTTGCAGTTGCAAAAGAATTTTCGAGCAGAGGATATAAGGTCATTGCTGGGGCTAGAAGGTTGTCTTCTATGGAGGAATTGGCCCAATTGAATGTGAAGACAATCGAATTGGATATCACTTCTCTCGAATCCGTCAAAAAATTAAAGCTACTAATCGAGGCCGAATATAATGGAGAGCTCATGTATTTATTGAACAATGCTGGACAAGCTTGTATGGCTCCAGCAATGGAGGTATCTGACGAAAGGGCTGAAcaatgtcttcaagttaACCTATTGAGCCAAATCAGGGTTACCAGAGAACTAACTCCATATGTTATTAATGCCAAAGGTGCTATAGGCTTCACAGGATCTATTGCTGGTATTACAAACCTTCCTTTTGTGTCAATGTACTCCTGTGCGAAGGCTGCCCTTCTGTCTTATGCCTCAAGTTTAGCATACGAGTTAGAGCCATTTGATGTTAAAGTTCTTCACTTCATCACAGGTTCAGTTCCCACTGGGTTCACCGATAGTGTGAAATTCGAAACTTCTTATtatgatgaagaaggactAGAAGATTACTTTGCCGCAAGATCTGATTTCGGGAAGAAGGGTCCAACACCAGAAATCCATGCCGAGAAGATCgtcaatgattttgaaaGTTCTAAACTAGGTGTTGTTGACTACTACAGGGGTGGCAAGGCTTTGTTTGTATGGTCAACAAAGTTCATGCCCAGGTTTCTATTTTCGTTCATGTTCGTGCGTGCTTTGAACTTACAGAAACTATTCAGCAACATCAGGAAGAAGTACAGTTCTTTGAACCCTCTTAGACACAAGAGTTAG
- a CDS encoding uncharacterized protein (EggNog:ENOG503NV77; COG:S), giving the protein MGAFEESIDFDFEIPDIFKGPLPFSQNSKDANEQQIDQILLSQMVQYIPDLQEDSNFTLKNMKLFLSNYWSAYHPQFPVLHKPSFSTPDAHPLLLLSMALIGSSLCQSAPAPGYWDLIDSDTIVELSDKIARPLRWLLLSCPEAAPPCKSWLIHSLLILEMYEINRSTRDLHERACIYSATKIQLLRRSPFLGDQNAKSSLENWIENESMRRVAWEAFYVDTIQAVVFNHPANLYANNLKLSLPCPDEFWETDSSDALDLSPSSLIQIPTISESLRKILQNEHVSTGYFGYKIILAGLLNLILQMEQTESQSLVLGLKLSEDNNWQELIASALEYWKLSAPKTSNLCSDKLCQYPEYHAAQTYLRIRQYDYYVYAGSPHRANVKINMKDYESAAKRISRWAQSLNGALTVVQAYILLFEMIVPLNSNSNQQVMVEYEPQKDPVIYRPMAVLATIFPLWCYVFNLYGPESSFKAPDTGLQLEDGFTPSVEDPGSYLRRIREEFGVRTGKPVNSLSSMGSEMVTSTLAEYAKALPEIPKINNIVGLLVLLARGYSKSSSQVAKRFGTLIKHCSDRSMGSNSVFCVELNLM; this is encoded by the coding sequence ATGGGAGCCTTTGAAGAGTctattgattttgattttgaaatccCGGATATCTTTAAGGGCCCGTTACCTTTCAGTCAAAATTCAAAAGATGCTAATGAACAGCAGATTGACCAAATTCTTTTATCCCAGATGGTACAGTACATTCCTGATCTTCAAGAGGATTCCAACTTTACGTTGAAGAATATGAAATTGTTCTTGTCCAACTATTGGTCTGCCTATCACCCACAGTTTCCTGTTCTCCATAAaccttctttttcaacacctgaCGCTCATCCTTTACTACTATTGAGCATGGCTCTTATTGGCTCATCATTATGCCAATCGGCTCCAGCACCTGGTTATTGGGACTTGATAGACAGCGATACCATCGTTGAGTTATCAGACAAGATTGCCAGACCTTTACGGTGGCTTTTACTCTCATGCCCTGAAGCAGCTCCTCCGTGTAAATCATGGTTGATTCACAGTTTATTAATACTCGAGATGTATGAAATAAATCGATCAACTCGAGACCTACATGAAAGAGCATGCATTTACAGTGCTACTAAAATTCAGCTATTAAGACGAAGTCCATTTTTGGGAGACCAAAATGCTAAAAGTTCTCTTGAAAATTGGATAGAAAATGAATCTATGCGAAGAGTAGCATGGGAAGCGTTTTATGTTGATACAATACAAGCCGTGGTTTTTAATCATCCTGCCAATTTGTATGCAAATAATTTAAAGCTTTCACTTCCTTGCCCAGATGAATTTTGGGAAACAGATTCTTCGGATGCACTAGATCTTTCACCTTCTTCCCTTATCCAAATTCCAACTATATCAGAATCGTTAAGAAAAATACTTCAGAATGAGCATGTGAGCACTGGGTACTTTGGCTACAAGATTATTTTAGCTGGTTTACTTAACTTGATCTTACAAATGGAACAGACTGAATCACAATCATTGGTATTGGGTTTGAAATTGAGCGAAGATAACAATTGGCAAGAACTAATTGCATCTGCACTAGAATACTGGAAGTTGTCAGCCCCGAAGACTTCCAATTTGTGTTCTGATAAGCTTTGCCAATATCCAGAATATCATGCAGCGCAGACTTATCTAAGAATTAGACAATATGATTATTACGTGTACGCCGGTTCTCCTCATAGGGCTAATGTGAAGATTAATATGAAAGATTATGAGAGTGCAGCTAAAAGAATCAGCCGCTGGGCTCAAAGCTTAAATGGGGCATTAACAGTTGTACAAGCATACATCTTACTTTTTGAAATGATCGTCCCTTTGAACAGTAATTCCAATCAGCAGGTAATGGTCGAATATGAACCTCAAAAGGATCCTGTAATCTATAGACCAATGGCTGTTCTCGCAACTATCTTCCCATTGTGGTGCTATGTCTTCAATTTATATGGCCCTGAGTCCTCCTTCAAGGCACCTGATACAGGATTACAACTCGAAGATGGTTTTACCCCAAGTGTTGAAGACCCAGGATCATATTTGAGAAGAATAAgagaagaatttggtgTACGAACGGGAAAACCGGTGAACTCTCTTTCGTCGATGGGCTCAGAAATGGTGACCTCGACGTTAGCAGAATATGCTAAAGCGTTGCCTGAAATACCCAAAATAAACAACATCGTTGGTCTATTAGTATTATTGGCTAGGGGGTATTCTAAATCTTCTTCCCAAGTGGCCAAAAGATTTGGAACTTTGATAAAGCATTGCCTGGATCGGAGCATGGGTAGCAACAGCGTGTTCTGTGTCGAATTAAACCTCATGTAA